The Isachenkonia alkalipeptolytica genomic sequence GATGGGAAAGTTAAAAATCATGGAAGGCGTGGATCCGATACTTATTCGAGATATTAAAAAGCCCTTCTTTCTTGCCAGTTCTGCAAACTGCAGAGTTCTTCGTTGCGCCTCCAGGTTAATGATTCTGCACTCCTCTTGATCCTTTGCACCGTAGGAGTGCCCATCATGGGAAAATACCCCAAGGAGTTCAATGTTACTGCACTGCTTTAAAAAATCCAATAACTCGGTAAAGCGCTCTTCCGTTACCACCCCGGAGCGCTCTTCCCCTACTTCAATTTCAATCAGCACCCGGGCCTTTTTTTCCGCCCCTTCAAAGGCCACCTCCACCATTTTTGCCTGAAGAATACTGTCCAGGCCGAAGGAAATGTCGATATCCTTTGCCAACTCCCTTACCCGGCGAAGTTTGATTTCACCAACAATCTCATTTGCAATGAAAATATCTTTAAGGCCTTTTGAGGCCATGACTTCTCCTTCGCCGACCTTTGCCACAGTAATCCCTTTTGCCCCCATATTTTCCTGAAAAAGCGCAAGCTTGGACATCTTATGGGTTTTGGTATGGGGACGTAGGGCTACATCTTCACGATCCGCATAATCCTGCATATCCTTGCAGTTTTTTTCCATAATCTCCCGGTCGATCAGCAATGCGGGAGTATCAAGTTCTAAATAGTTCATTGGTATCCTCCTTCGATGATGGTGTTTTGCCTTAAACAATGGGATTGATCCCGAAAACATTTTATCTTTTTCCCTTGTCATGACATAACCCCTTTTCATTTTTCTGATTATTCGAACTTCAATTATATCATTTTACCTTCTCACTCTCAATACAAGTGGAGCACCCTGTATTTTGTTTTAGGATTTACTTATTTCATGAATCATGTAATTAGTATTAAATATTGCAATGAGTGAATATATTGTATTCCAACTTCCCCGTTGGTATAATGGTTAAGGAATTAACATATTTAAGAGTTAGTCGTTAATAACTAATCAAAAAAGCAAGTCATTATTATTACTTAATATTCAAAATCTATGATGCTCACAAACAAAATCTATGATGCTCACAAACAAAATCTATGATGCTCACAAAAACTAAGGAGGTATTATGATGAAAAAAGAAGTAAGCTTGGAAAAAATCCAACGGGATGCGGAAAATTATTTTCAACAGGGAAACTATTACTGTTCCGAGGCGATTGTCGCCTCTATTCGAGAGAATTTTGAACTGGATATGCCCGAGGAAATGGTGGCCATGGCCTCGGGATTTCCCGTGGGTATCGGACGCTCCAAATGCGTTTGCGGCGCGGTGTCCGGCGGGGTGATGGCCCTGGGGTATTTCTTCGGCCGAACCCAAGGCACTACTCCGAAGGATCCCAAAAGCGTACAGACCCTCGAACTTGCTCATGAATTACAAGAATCCTTTAAGAAAAACCATAAGGTTTTATGCTGTAGCATTTTAACCAAGGGCATGGATATGGCCTCGGGAGAGCATAAGGCCCAGTGCGTATCCTTTACGGGGGAAGTTGCAAGAAGTGCCTCAGAGATCATTGTTCGGGAGATGGGCATGAAAAACCTGGATGAAGACGTCAAAGGAGTGTAGCCGGTGAAACGTTTTTTAAAAACCCTACCCCTGCCGATTTCCGGACTGATGCTGGGCCTTGCGGCCCTGGGAAATTTACTCGGTCCTTACGCCGGCGGTCTCCGGTATTTCCTTGGAAGTATTTCAGCCCTGATCTTTCTCAGTTTAATTGTAAAGGTCCTTCTGTTTCCTAAATCCTTAAGGGAAGGCTTTGACAATCCCGTGGTCGGATCCATTTTCCCCACCTTTACCATGGGGGGAATGCTCCTCAGCACTTATATTAACCCCTATTTCCCCGCGGGAGCTTTTGGATTATGGGTCCTTTCATTAGTACTCAACGCCCTGATCATTGTCCTTTTTACAAAAAAGTACGTTTTGAACTTTTCGATTAAAAAAGTTTTCAGCAGCTATTTTGTGATGTATGTGGGCATTGTG encodes the following:
- a CDS encoding C-GCAxxG-C-C family protein, which translates into the protein MKKEVSLEKIQRDAENYFQQGNYYCSEAIVASIRENFELDMPEEMVAMASGFPVGIGRSKCVCGAVSGGVMALGYFFGRTQGTTPKDPKSVQTLELAHELQESFKKNHKVLCCSILTKGMDMASGEHKAQCVSFTGEVARSASEIIVREMGMKNLDEDVKGV
- a CDS encoding alanine racemase is translated as MNYLELDTPALLIDREIMEKNCKDMQDYADREDVALRPHTKTHKMSKLALFQENMGAKGITVAKVGEGEVMASKGLKDIFIANEIVGEIKLRRVRELAKDIDISFGLDSILQAKMVEVAFEGAEKKARVLIEIEVGEERSGVVTEERFTELLDFLKQCSNIELLGVFSHDGHSYGAKDQEECRIINLEAQRRTLQFAELARKKGFLISRISIGSTPSMIFNFPILKGITEIRPGTYIFMDASQANAYGNFTRNAATILSTVISIPTEQRVIIDVGAKGLTTQRRTKGFTATKGLGRIKDWSGVALENVFDEHGILNHQKFHDAVQVGDKIEIIPNHICPVVNLHETAYLISDGKVIEKIPVDCRGKLK